A part of Microbacterium terregens genomic DNA contains:
- a CDS encoding exodeoxyribonuclease III, translating to MRLATWNVNSVRARVDRIIDFAVRESIDVLAMQEIKCKAEQFPFEMFEDAGYHVEAHGFSQWNGVAIASREQLTDVEHAFPGMPGFEKDHAGPDAPQEARAIGATVGGVRVWSLYVPNGRSLGDPHYFYKLEWLSALQQYTSETLATTPDLALALTGDFNIAPTDADNGDPAVVQGFATHISPPEREAFAALESAGLTDVVRPLVPTGFTYWDYKQLRFPRNEGMRIDFILGSHALATAVTGAAIHRNERKGKAPSDHVPVVVDLDLASPEDDDDRPMIFG from the coding sequence ATGCGGCTTGCCACGTGGAACGTCAACTCCGTCCGTGCTCGGGTGGACCGGATCATCGACTTCGCGGTGCGCGAATCGATCGATGTGCTGGCGATGCAGGAGATCAAGTGCAAGGCCGAGCAGTTCCCCTTCGAGATGTTCGAAGACGCCGGCTACCACGTCGAAGCGCACGGGTTCTCGCAGTGGAACGGTGTCGCGATCGCGAGCCGGGAGCAGCTCACCGACGTGGAACATGCCTTTCCCGGCATGCCCGGTTTCGAGAAGGACCATGCGGGGCCGGACGCTCCGCAGGAAGCGCGGGCGATCGGTGCCACCGTGGGCGGCGTGCGGGTGTGGAGCCTCTACGTTCCCAACGGTCGGTCACTCGGCGACCCGCACTATTTCTACAAGCTGGAGTGGCTGAGCGCCCTGCAGCAGTACACGTCCGAGACGCTGGCGACCACGCCGGACCTTGCGCTCGCGCTGACCGGCGACTTCAACATCGCGCCGACGGATGCCGACAACGGCGACCCCGCGGTGGTCCAGGGCTTCGCGACGCACATCTCACCGCCCGAGCGCGAGGCATTCGCCGCTCTCGAGTCGGCCGGCCTGACCGACGTCGTCCGTCCGCTCGTGCCGACCGGATTCACCTACTGGGACTACAAGCAGCTGCGCTTCCCTCGCAACGAGGGGATGCGCATCGATTTCATCCTGGGCTCCCACGCGCTCGCGACCGCTGTCACCGGCGCCGCGATCCACCGCAACGAGCGCAAGGGCAAGGCGCCGAGCGATCACGTCCCCGTGGTCGTCGACCTCGACTTGGCCTCCCCCGAGGACGACGACGATCGCCCGATGATCTTCGGCTGA
- a CDS encoding HAD-IIA family hydrolase, translating into MRSRADIECWLTDMDGVLVHENTPVPGASELLQQWRDQGTPFLVLTNNSIFTPRDLSARLRASGLVVPEESIWTSALATADFLKGQAPGASAFVIGEAGLTTALHEAGYIMTETYPDYVVVGETRNYSFEAITKAIRFIADGARFIATNPDATGPSVDGILPATGAISALITKTTGKEPYVVGKPNPMMFRSALNRIGAHSENTGMIGDRMDTDIVAGIEAGLHTVLVLTGISDAAEIERYPFRPDEVLDSVADLLAAEPMETDLPESDVL; encoded by the coding sequence ATGCGGAGCCGCGCCGACATCGAATGCTGGCTGACAGACATGGACGGCGTCCTCGTCCACGAGAACACACCCGTCCCCGGCGCCTCCGAACTGCTGCAGCAGTGGCGCGACCAGGGCACGCCGTTCCTCGTGCTCACCAACAACTCGATCTTCACCCCGCGCGATCTGAGCGCGCGGCTGCGGGCGTCCGGGCTGGTCGTGCCAGAGGAGTCCATCTGGACCTCGGCGCTGGCGACCGCCGACTTCCTGAAGGGCCAGGCACCCGGGGCCAGCGCCTTCGTGATCGGCGAGGCGGGGCTGACCACCGCCCTGCACGAAGCGGGCTACATCATGACCGAGACCTACCCCGACTACGTGGTCGTCGGCGAGACCCGCAACTACTCCTTCGAGGCCATCACGAAGGCGATCCGCTTCATCGCCGACGGCGCGCGCTTCATCGCCACCAACCCGGACGCCACCGGACCGTCCGTCGACGGCATCCTGCCCGCGACGGGCGCGATCAGCGCCCTCATCACCAAGACCACCGGCAAGGAGCCGTACGTCGTCGGCAAGCCGAACCCGATGATGTTCCGCTCGGCGCTGAACCGGATCGGCGCGCACTCCGAGAACACCGGGATGATCGGAGACCGGATGGACACCGACATCGTCGCGGGCATCGAGGCCGGGCTGCACACCGTGCTGGTGCTCACGGGCATCAGCGACGCGGCCGAGATCGAGCGGTATCCGTTCCGCCCCGACGAGGTGCTCGATTCGGTCGCCGACCTGCTGGCGGCCGAGCCGATGGAGACCGACCTGCCCGAATCGGACGTGCTGTGA
- a CDS encoding SDR family NAD(P)-dependent oxidoreductase, translating into MLPDLTGRTYLVTGSNRGLGYFASEQLARAGAGVLMTGRSPNRLMAARAALRRRLPDTGDRVQTLLLDTSNLGSVRAAAATVAARGALDGLLLNAGVVHPPKTRQTTGDGHELVFATNVLGHFALAGELLTSLAAASGRMVWLGSMSTSLWKYDPVDPQLVEDYTGWRAYVQSKVTTAGLGLEADRRLRHEGVPVTSVVAHPGYSTSGRTPGIRGVNEPTRLGRFADNLQFAITQSKERGAWTLVRALVDPAIAGGEFWGPRFVTRGAPHRATASKISRDTEIAARMWTFCEDATAVRWPFAKAAGVRVLGR; encoded by the coding sequence ATGCTCCCCGACCTGACCGGTCGCACCTACCTCGTGACCGGCTCGAACAGAGGGCTCGGGTACTTCGCGAGCGAGCAGCTGGCCCGCGCGGGTGCCGGCGTGCTCATGACCGGCCGCAGTCCCAATCGGCTCATGGCGGCGCGCGCGGCGCTGCGGCGACGGCTGCCGGACACCGGCGACCGCGTCCAGACGCTCCTCCTGGACACCAGCAACCTGGGCTCGGTGCGCGCCGCCGCCGCGACGGTCGCCGCTCGCGGAGCGCTGGACGGCCTCCTGCTGAACGCCGGAGTCGTGCATCCGCCGAAGACCCGCCAGACCACCGGAGACGGGCACGAGCTCGTCTTCGCCACGAACGTCCTGGGCCATTTCGCGCTAGCCGGAGAGCTGCTGACCTCGCTGGCCGCGGCATCCGGTCGGATGGTGTGGCTGGGCAGCATGTCGACGTCGCTGTGGAAGTACGACCCGGTCGACCCGCAGCTGGTGGAGGACTACACGGGATGGCGCGCCTACGTGCAGTCCAAGGTGACGACAGCGGGCCTCGGACTCGAAGCGGACCGGCGGCTGCGCCACGAGGGGGTCCCGGTGACCAGCGTCGTCGCGCACCCCGGCTACTCCACGAGCGGACGGACGCCCGGCATCCGGGGCGTGAACGAGCCCACCAGACTCGGGCGGTTCGCCGACAACCTGCAGTTCGCGATCACGCAGTCCAAGGAGCGCGGGGCGTGGACGCTGGTGCGCGCGCTGGTCGATCCCGCCATCGCGGGTGGCGAGTTCTGGGGACCGCGATTCGTCACGCGCGGCGCGCCGCATCGCGCGACGGCATCCAAGATCAGCCGCGACACCGAGATCGCCGCGCGCATGTGGACCTTTTGCGAAGACGCGACGGCCGTCCGCTGGCCCTTCGCGAAGGCCGCCGGCGTGCGCGTGCTGGGCCGCTGA
- a CDS encoding YdeI/OmpD-associated family protein, with the protein MGALDDGERVHAPDAATWRAWLEENHATSKGAWLVRARPGSDVQAVAYEDSILHALCFGWIDGPVRSFDERIGGLWFAPRRPSSGWAATNKARVILLEEQGLMAEPGRRAIEVAKANGAWTVFDNAEAMREPDDFAAALDASPAARAEWDAFPPSARKMGIGQVDAARRPETRASRIAKIVADAANGKRPS; encoded by the coding sequence ATGGGGGCTCTCGACGACGGCGAGCGTGTTCATGCACCGGATGCCGCGACCTGGCGCGCCTGGCTCGAGGAGAACCACGCGACCTCCAAGGGCGCGTGGCTCGTGCGCGCGCGCCCGGGCTCGGACGTTCAGGCCGTGGCGTACGAGGACTCGATCCTGCATGCCCTCTGCTTCGGCTGGATCGACGGGCCGGTACGCAGCTTCGACGAGCGGATCGGTGGACTCTGGTTCGCGCCGCGCCGCCCCTCGAGCGGGTGGGCGGCGACGAACAAGGCACGCGTCATCCTGCTCGAGGAGCAGGGACTCATGGCCGAGCCCGGCCGCCGCGCGATCGAGGTCGCGAAGGCCAACGGCGCATGGACCGTGTTCGACAACGCCGAGGCCATGCGTGAGCCCGACGACTTCGCCGCCGCGCTCGATGCCTCACCCGCGGCGCGCGCGGAGTGGGACGCATTCCCTCCGTCCGCCCGGAAGATGGGGATCGGCCAGGTGGACGCGGCGCGACGTCCCGAGACGCGCGCGAGCCGCATCGCGAAGATCGTGGCGGATGCCGCGAACGGAAAGAGGCCGTCATGA
- the pyrE gene encoding orotate phosphoribosyltransferase, translating into MTAASTPEIEADRQALIALIQDEAVFHGDFTLSSGKKATYYVDMRKLTLDHRAAPAIGRIMLDLVRDIDGVVAVGGLTLGADPIANAVMHESARTDVPLDAFVVRKEPKDHGRGRQVEGADVAGKRVVVLEDTSTTGQSALKAVEALRREGAEPVAVAVIVDRRTGAQAAIEAEGLTWLAAIDLDDLGLTPQY; encoded by the coding sequence ATGACCGCCGCCAGCACGCCCGAAATCGAAGCCGACCGTCAGGCGCTCATCGCGCTGATTCAGGACGAGGCCGTGTTCCACGGGGACTTCACGCTGTCCAGCGGCAAGAAGGCCACGTACTACGTCGATATGCGCAAGCTCACGCTGGACCACCGTGCCGCGCCGGCGATCGGCCGCATCATGCTGGACCTCGTCCGCGACATCGACGGCGTCGTGGCCGTCGGCGGCCTGACCCTCGGCGCCGACCCGATCGCGAACGCGGTGATGCACGAGTCGGCACGCACCGACGTCCCGTTGGATGCGTTCGTGGTGCGCAAGGAGCCCAAGGACCATGGCCGCGGCCGCCAGGTCGAGGGTGCGGACGTCGCGGGCAAGCGGGTCGTCGTGCTCGAAGACACCTCCACCACGGGCCAGTCGGCGCTGAAGGCCGTCGAAGCCCTGCGTCGCGAGGGCGCCGAGCCGGTGGCGGTCGCCGTCATCGTCGACCGCAGGACCGGCGCGCAGGCGGCCATCGAGGCCGAGGGCCTGACGTGGCTCGCCGCGATCGACCTCGACGACCTGGGCCTGACCCCGCAGTATTGA
- a CDS encoding metal-dependent transcriptional regulator: MPSPAVDDYLKTIYHHTEWQDDRITPSQLAAEPGLAPSSVTEMVQKLAAQGLVTHRPYGPISLSPEGTRRAASIIRRHRLVETWLVRDFGYTWDEVHDEAEVLEHALSDRLLEGIDERLGRPRFDPHGDAIPDAAGTVHREPFVLLADAVPGHSGRVLRVSDRDPHLLRAVEAAGVAVGAEVAVTDAATLRIDGADVALPDAAAGAIWLSA; this comes from the coding sequence GTGCCTTCCCCCGCCGTCGACGACTATCTGAAGACGATCTACCACCACACCGAGTGGCAGGACGATCGGATCACGCCGTCGCAGCTGGCCGCCGAACCGGGCCTGGCCCCGTCGAGCGTCACGGAGATGGTTCAGAAGCTCGCCGCACAAGGGCTCGTGACGCACCGGCCGTACGGCCCGATCTCACTCAGCCCGGAGGGAACCCGCCGCGCAGCGTCGATCATCCGCCGCCACCGGCTCGTCGAGACGTGGCTGGTCCGCGACTTCGGCTACACGTGGGACGAAGTCCACGACGAGGCCGAGGTCCTCGAGCACGCCCTCAGCGACCGACTGCTCGAGGGCATCGACGAGCGACTCGGCCGCCCGCGGTTCGACCCGCACGGCGATGCGATTCCGGATGCCGCGGGCACGGTGCACCGCGAACCCTTCGTCCTGCTCGCCGACGCCGTGCCGGGTCACTCCGGCCGCGTGCTGCGGGTCAGCGACCGTGACCCCCACCTGCTGCGGGCCGTCGAGGCGGCGGGCGTGGCCGTCGGAGCCGAGGTGGCGGTGACGGATGCTGCGACCCTCCGGATCGACGGAGCCGACGTCGCGCTGCCGGACGCCGCGGCGGGCGCGATCTGGCTCAGCGCGTAA